One stretch of Desulfovibrio sp. TomC DNA includes these proteins:
- a CDS encoding thiamine pyrophosphate-binding protein, whose protein sequence is MKLAEYVANFLVEHGARHIFLVTGGGAMHLNDAIGQEKRLHYVCCHHEQACAMAAEGYARVAGTPGFVCVTTGPGGINALNGVFGAWTDSIPMLIISGQVKRETCMGACRIESLRQLGDQEADILGMVRGITKYAAMVEDPETIRYHLEKALHLAVSGRPGPCWIDIPLDVQASPIAPESLVGYSPEPEPALAGESLEAVCDDILVRLAEAKRPAVLVGTGIHLAGAEAVFDRVIRLLGIPVATAWTAHDLMDSGDALYCGRPGTIGDRAGNFTVQNADMLLVIGSRLNIRQVSYNWSSFARAAFKIIVDIDPCELDKPTVQPDLPVQADAAAFLETLERRLHARAWAVSTHADWLAWCRERVDRYPVVLPRHRQAVGNRINPYHFIEALFDRLRDDDVIVCGNGSACVIPFQAGRIKKGQRMFANSGCASMGYDLPAAIGAAVARGGKRVICLAGDGSLLMNVQELQTMAGLSLPIILFVLNNDGYLSIKQTQDAFFQGRHMGSDPQSGVTFPDFTRLGQGFGLDSRNLKGPDFLGDLETILESTSALLVNVLLDPAQGFEPKLSSRQLEDGRIVSPCLEDMHPFLSQDELQANMCITN, encoded by the coding sequence GTGAAGCTTGCAGAATATGTTGCCAATTTTCTGGTCGAACACGGGGCCCGACATATCTTTCTGGTGACCGGCGGCGGCGCCATGCATCTCAATGACGCCATCGGGCAGGAAAAGCGGCTCCACTATGTGTGTTGCCATCACGAGCAGGCCTGCGCCATGGCGGCCGAAGGCTATGCCCGGGTGGCCGGGACGCCCGGGTTTGTCTGCGTGACCACCGGCCCTGGCGGCATCAACGCCCTAAACGGCGTGTTCGGGGCCTGGACCGATTCCATCCCCATGCTGATCATCTCCGGTCAGGTCAAACGGGAAACCTGTATGGGGGCCTGCCGCATCGAGTCGTTGCGCCAACTCGGCGACCAGGAGGCCGATATCCTGGGCATGGTGCGCGGCATCACCAAATATGCCGCCATGGTTGAAGACCCCGAAACGATCCGCTACCATTTGGAAAAAGCCCTGCATCTGGCGGTTTCCGGCCGTCCCGGACCGTGCTGGATCGATATTCCCCTCGACGTCCAGGCCAGCCCTATTGCTCCGGAATCTCTGGTTGGCTACAGTCCAGAACCGGAACCGGCCCTGGCCGGCGAGTCCTTAGAGGCGGTCTGCGACGATATTTTGGTTCGTCTGGCAGAAGCCAAACGTCCGGCCGTGCTCGTTGGCACGGGCATCCATCTGGCCGGAGCCGAGGCGGTGTTTGACCGGGTGATCCGGCTCCTGGGCATCCCCGTGGCCACGGCCTGGACGGCGCATGATCTGATGGACTCAGGCGATGCCCTGTACTGCGGCCGGCCGGGGACGATCGGCGACCGGGCCGGCAACTTCACAGTGCAAAACGCCGACATGCTGCTCGTGATCGGCAGCCGGCTCAACATCCGTCAGGTGAGCTACAACTGGAGTTCCTTTGCCCGGGCGGCCTTCAAAATCATCGTCGACATAGATCCTTGCGAACTGGACAAGCCCACGGTACAGCCCGATCTTCCGGTCCAGGCCGATGCCGCCGCCTTCCTTGAGACCCTGGAGCGCCGCTTACATGCCCGCGCCTGGGCTGTTTCCACCCATGCCGACTGGCTGGCCTGGTGCCGGGAACGGGTGGACCGCTACCCGGTCGTGCTTCCGCGCCATCGCCAGGCTGTCGGCAACCGCATTAATCCCTACCATTTCATCGAGGCCCTGTTTGATCGGCTTCGAGACGACGACGTCATCGTCTGCGGCAACGGCTCCGCCTGCGTCATTCCCTTTCAGGCCGGCCGGATCAAAAAAGGCCAGCGGATGTTCGCCAATTCCGGCTGCGCCTCCATGGGCTATGACTTGCCCGCAGCTATCGGCGCGGCCGTGGCCAGGGGTGGGAAACGGGTCATTTGTTTGGCCGGGGACGGTTCCCTGCTTATGAATGTGCAGGAACTGCAGACCATGGCCGGCCTGTCCCTGCCAATTATACTGTTCGTGCTGAATAATGATGGATATCTGTCCATCAAGCAGACGCAGGATGCCTTTTTCCAGGGGCGACACATGGGCTCAGACCCCCAATCCGGCGTGACCTTTCCGGACTTTACCCGCCTGGGGCAGGGATTCGGCCTGGATTCCCGCAATCTTAAAGGACCTGATTTTCTTGGGGACCTGGAGACAATCCTGGAATCCACCTCCGCGCTTTTGGTCAACGTATTGCTTGACCCGGCCCAGGGATTCGAACCGAAACTGAGCTCCCGACAGTTGGAAGATGGACGTATTGTATCTCCTTGTCTGGAAGATATGCACCCCTTCTTGAGCCAAGACGAATTACAGGCTAATATGTGCATCACCAACTGA
- a CDS encoding GtrA family protein has protein sequence MVADLTARIRARGLPYVLVGAVNTALGYGVTVGLYYLLTPGWPLVPIAVLANVICITLSFTLYKIFIFKGRGSWLTEYLRSYVVYGGNAVFGIAGLWLLTDVFGMPVWLAQGLVMGLGVFGSFLGHELFTFKTKLEPADELGS, from the coding sequence ATGGTTGCCGACTTGACGGCCCGGATCCGAGCCCGGGGGCTGCCGTATGTCCTGGTCGGCGCGGTGAATACCGCCCTCGGTTACGGCGTGACGGTTGGTCTGTATTATCTGCTGACGCCCGGCTGGCCGCTCGTGCCCATTGCCGTCCTGGCCAACGTGATCTGCATCACGCTGTCGTTTACGCTGTACAAGATCTTTATTTTCAAGGGACGAGGCTCCTGGCTGACGGAGTATTTGCGCAGTTACGTGGTCTACGGCGGCAATGCGGTCTTTGGCATTGCCGGCCTGTGGCTGTTGACCGACGTCTTCGGAATGCCGGTGTGGCTGGCCCAGGGCCTGGTCATGGGGCTTGGGGTGTTTGGCTCCTTCCTGGGCCATGAATTGTTCACGTTTAAGACAAAACTGGAACCGGCCGACGAGCTGGGTTCCTGA
- a CDS encoding aldolase/citrate lyase family protein, whose product MNNLERKMVDVLKDLKENHHVCGIKAEFEAEGTRLEEAMRLKEVITVAGLGLTLKIGGCEAIRDMYEARILGVDRIVAPMVETAYALKKYLKAIEKVFPPEELEHIDIAVNIETMEGCRNFDAMLALPEIRILDGVVMGRVDLTGSMGLGRDDINTDVVFDITNELFAKAKGKGLECAVGGGVGKEALPFFHKLKPGLLDRYETRKLIFQCPDALHDEPEKGILKAVGFELLWLKNKRDFYGMIFDEDKQRIVMLESRYKQLIKEAGGKYE is encoded by the coding sequence GTGAACAATCTCGAACGGAAAATGGTCGATGTCCTCAAGGATCTGAAAGAGAATCATCATGTCTGCGGCATCAAGGCAGAATTCGAGGCCGAGGGCACCCGGCTGGAAGAGGCCATGCGCCTAAAAGAAGTTATCACAGTGGCCGGCCTCGGCCTGACCTTGAAGATCGGCGGTTGCGAGGCTATCCGTGATATGTACGAGGCCCGAATCTTAGGCGTGGATCGTATCGTGGCCCCAATGGTTGAAACCGCCTATGCGCTCAAAAAATATCTCAAGGCCATTGAAAAAGTCTTCCCGCCAGAAGAACTCGAACATATTGACATTGCAGTCAATATCGAGACCATGGAAGGCTGCCGCAATTTCGACGCTATGCTCGCCTTGCCGGAAATCCGCATTTTGGACGGCGTGGTCATGGGCCGGGTGGATCTGACCGGATCCATGGGACTTGGACGCGATGATATCAACACCGACGTCGTCTTTGACATCACCAATGAGCTTTTCGCCAAAGCCAAGGGAAAGGGCTTGGAATGCGCCGTGGGCGGCGGCGTCGGCAAGGAAGCTTTACCGTTTTTCCATAAACTCAAGCCCGGTTTGTTGGATCGCTACGAAACCCGGAAGCTGATCTTCCAGTGTCCGGACGCCTTGCACGACGAGCCTGAGAAGGGCATCCTCAAAGCCGTCGGTTTCGAGTTGCTGTGGCTGAAAAATAAACGAGACTTCTACGGGATGATCTTTGATGAAGATAAGCAGCGTATTGTGATGCTCGAGTCGCGCTACAAGCAATTGATCAAAGAAGCCGGGGGCAAATACGAATGA
- the rfbH gene encoding lipopolysaccharide biosynthesis protein RfbH has product MSKISSVSPGNIVRHDALPGRGVVLRLQDGLAYVVSEAAGGSDALDGCCLVPQATDGALPLRLDLWNTQRLAVADCEPLGALAPSGLDLLFRALGRQAAKGHYGACHTPGVFTPDVSPVPVSGKCYGAPEMENLVEAGFDFWLTTGRFNDAFEARLADWLGRKFCLTANSGSSANLLAIAALTSPKLEERRLRPGDEVLTVAAGFPTTVAPLVQCGLVPVFLDVDPATGNVRPEQLEAAVTDKTRLIFLAHTLGNPFDVAAVMAVARTHNLWVVEDCCDALGSRYARDGLDGMCGGFGHIATFSFYPAHHITMGEGGAVATDDPLLRKILMSFRDWGRDCWCPPGVDNTCSRRFDWKFPLLPAGYDHKYVYSHLGYNLKITDMQAAVGLAQLDRLDGFIQDRKRNFAYLTEALADLEGPWLTLPKATPGSAPSWFGYLMTLGPEAGNREELLQYMAEHKIGTRLLFAGNILRQPCAEGMPHRVAAPLDGTDVILRRSFWIGLYPGLCREQLDHAATCLRRWLTSGKRA; this is encoded by the coding sequence ATGGCCTGGCCTACGTCGTGTCCGAGGCGGCCGGCGGCTCTGATGCCCTGGACGGGTGTTGTCTCGTGCCCCAGGCGACGGACGGCGCATTGCCGTTGCGGCTCGATCTGTGGAACACGCAACGCCTGGCAGTTGCCGACTGCGAACCCCTGGGGGCGCTGGCTCCGTCCGGCCTGGACCTCCTGTTCCGGGCTTTGGGCCGGCAGGCGGCCAAAGGCCATTACGGAGCCTGCCACACGCCCGGCGTCTTCACCCCGGACGTATCGCCCGTGCCGGTCTCGGGCAAATGCTACGGCGCGCCGGAAATGGAAAATCTGGTCGAGGCCGGGTTTGATTTCTGGCTGACGACCGGACGGTTCAACGACGCCTTCGAGGCCCGGCTGGCCGACTGGCTCGGCCGGAAGTTCTGCCTGACGGCCAATTCCGGCTCCTCGGCCAATTTGCTGGCCATCGCCGCCCTGACCTCGCCAAAGCTCGAGGAGCGCCGGCTGCGTCCCGGCGACGAAGTCCTCACTGTCGCGGCCGGGTTCCCCACCACCGTGGCTCCGCTGGTGCAGTGCGGCCTCGTCCCCGTCTTTCTCGACGTCGATCCGGCAACCGGCAATGTCCGCCCGGAACAGCTCGAAGCGGCGGTGACCGACAAGACGCGGCTGATTTTTCTGGCCCATACCCTGGGGAACCCCTTTGACGTCGCGGCGGTCATGGCCGTGGCCCGGACCCACAATCTGTGGGTGGTGGAAGACTGCTGCGACGCCCTGGGCTCGCGCTATGCCCGGGACGGGTTGGACGGGATGTGCGGCGGCTTCGGCCACATCGCCACCTTCTCCTTTTACCCGGCCCACCACATCACCATGGGCGAAGGCGGGGCCGTGGCCACTGACGACCCGTTACTGCGCAAAATCCTGATGTCCTTTCGGGACTGGGGGCGGGACTGCTGGTGTCCGCCTGGCGTGGACAACACCTGTTCTCGCCGCTTCGACTGGAAGTTCCCGTTGCTGCCGGCCGGGTATGACCACAAATACGTGTATTCGCATCTGGGCTACAACCTGAAGATCACCGACATGCAGGCCGCCGTGGGCTTGGCCCAGCTCGACCGGCTGGACGGGTTTATCCAGGATCGCAAGCGTAACTTCGCCTACCTGACCGAAGCCCTGGCGGATCTCGAAGGTCCCTGGCTCACGCTGCCCAAGGCGACCCCCGGCAGCGCCCCTTCCTGGTTCGGCTACCTGATGACCCTGGGGCCCGAAGCCGGCAACCGGGAGGAGCTCCTGCAATACATGGCAGAGCACAAAATCGGCACCCGGCTGCTGTTCGCCGGCAACATCCTGCGCCAGCCCTGCGCCGAAGGCATGCCCCACCGGGTGGCCGCGCCCCTTGACGGCACGGACGTTATTTTGCGCCGTTCCTTCTGGATAGGCCTCTATCCCGGCCTTTGCCGCGAGCAGCTAGACCATGCCGCAACCTGTCTGCGCCGCTGGCTGACCAGTGGGAAACGAGCCTGA
- a CDS encoding SDR family NAD(P)-dependent oxidoreductase codes for MNGRVALVTGASRGIGRAIAARFAALGATVLRPTRQDMDLGDGPSVEAYCSALSCPVDILVNNAGINPLAGVAELSDEAMHDALRINLEAPLRLTRALVPGMRERGYGRIVNIASVFGVVSKARRTIYSTTKSGLLGLTRAAAVELAPFGVLVNAVAPGFVDTELTRQNNTPEQLQIICEGIPQQRMASPEEIAVVVAFLCGQANSYMTGQTIAVDGGFTCL; via the coding sequence ATGAATGGACGCGTGGCCCTGGTGACGGGGGCGTCCCGAGGCATTGGGAGAGCCATTGCCGCACGCTTTGCTGCGTTGGGAGCAACAGTGTTGCGCCCAACCCGCCAGGACATGGACCTGGGTGATGGCCCATCGGTCGAGGCCTACTGCAGCGCCTTGTCTTGTCCGGTGGATATTCTGGTCAATAATGCCGGCATCAACCCCCTGGCTGGGGTTGCTGAACTGAGTGACGAAGCCATGCATGACGCGTTGCGGATCAATCTGGAAGCGCCATTGCGTCTCACCCGTGCTCTTGTGCCGGGTATGCGGGAGCGAGGCTACGGTCGTATCGTCAATATTGCATCCGTTTTCGGCGTTGTGTCCAAAGCTCGGCGAACCATCTATTCCACGACCAAATCAGGCCTTCTCGGCCTGACCAGGGCGGCGGCAGTTGAGCTTGCGCCGTTCGGGGTGTTGGTGAATGCGGTCGCCCCGGGGTTTGTCGATACGGAATTAACGCGTCAGAACAACACGCCTGAGCAACTCCAGATCATTTGTGAGGGGATACCGCAACAACGCATGGCCAGCCCGGAAGAGATCGCCGTCGTCGTGGCCTTTTTATGCGGCCAAGCCAATTCGTACATGACGGGCCAGACCATTGCCGTGGATGGGGGATTCACATGTCTGTGA